The following coding sequences are from one Leptolyngbya sp. NIES-3755 window:
- a CDS encoding alanyl-tRNA synthetase (similar to AA sequence:cyanobase_aa:LBDG_16000), protein MTHSINLDDSLIQEALALDEQQTLESVIEIALREYVQRRQRRKILELFGTIDYDEAYNYKAQRQLL, encoded by the coding sequence ATGACTCACTCGATCAATCTAGACGACTCTTTAATTCAAGAAGCATTAGCACTCGATGAACAGCAGACCTTAGAATCTGTCATCGAAATTGCACTGCGCGAGTACGTTCAACGTCGCCAACGCCGCAAGATTCTAGAGTTATTTGGAACGATCGACTACGACGAAGCCTACAATTATAAAGCGCAACGCCAACTGCTATGA
- a CDS encoding PilT protein-like protein (similar to AA sequence:cyanobase_aa:LBDG_16010) translates to MSVIVDTSVWSLALRRPAPDSEIVDRLRILVTQDEVSILGAIRQEILSGLRTPAQFTRLRDYLRAFPEVALTQADYETAAEFFNTCRQNGVQGSNTDFLICAVAYRRNDSILTTDQDFRTFQTYLPITLLE, encoded by the coding sequence ATGAGTGTCATTGTCGATACGTCTGTTTGGTCGCTGGCTTTGCGTCGTCCTGCTCCGGATTCTGAGATTGTCGATCGACTTCGTATTCTCGTTACTCAAGACGAGGTGAGCATCCTCGGAGCCATTCGCCAAGAAATCCTCTCCGGGCTTCGGACACCCGCGCAATTCACTCGACTCCGTGACTATCTTCGAGCTTTCCCAGAGGTCGCATTGACTCAAGCAGACTACGAAACTGCCGCCGAATTCTTCAACACTTGTCGCCAGAATGGAGTTCAAGGCTCAAATACAGACTTCTTAATCTGTGCGGTTGCTTATCGTCGTAATGATTCTATTCTCACAACCGATCAGGACTTTAGAACCTTTCAGACTTATTTACCAATCACGCTTCTAGAGTAG
- a CDS encoding nickel import ATP-binding protein NikD, putative (similar to AA sequence:cyanobase_aa:LBDG_37360): MSDTILNVRNLQVQFKTDERVVKAVDSISFQVRRGRTLGIVGESGSGKSVTSLAVMRLIPNPPGRVTGGEIWFQSEDGQEPVDLLTLPEKQMQAYRGEKISMIFQEPMSSLNPVYTCGFQLVEAIRQHQDISQSEARRQAASLLQEVRVLPSDEELKGLVLEEREKRPSQAELDQEINRRKTAMLDRYPHELSGGQLQRIMIAMAIACNPTLLIADEPTTALDVTVQATILDLLRELRDRRGMAMMFITHDLGLIAEIADDVAVMYEGKIVEYGSVLDIFANPKHPYTKGLLTCRPQPDRRLRFLPTVSDFMEVSMLPTGEKLIQAKSRDVDTALAEAEEISETEFAQRLKTLQQKEPLVSVQNLQVAFPIRGVFGQTKRYTMAVNDVSFDVYPGETLGLVGESGCGKSTLARTLLRLIEPKQGKIFFENEDILKLSKGRVRQLRRDAQIIFQNPYSSLDPRMNIGDAVMEPLLIYGRGNRKEFKQRVEYLLQRVGLDPKWMNRYPHEFSGGQRQRVCIARSLALNPKFIICDESVSALDVSVQAQVLNLLKELQSEFGLTYVFISHDLSVVKFMSDRIIVMNRGKIEEIGTSDTIYRKPKTSYTRQLISAIPIGSIDRIRERQQQRSA, from the coding sequence ATGAGCGACACTATCCTGAACGTCCGCAACCTTCAAGTTCAATTTAAGACTGATGAACGAGTCGTGAAAGCGGTTGACAGCATTTCGTTTCAAGTACGACGTGGACGAACGCTCGGTATTGTGGGCGAATCAGGGTCAGGAAAATCCGTGACTTCGCTGGCTGTGATGCGATTGATTCCAAATCCACCCGGACGAGTGACGGGCGGCGAAATTTGGTTTCAGTCCGAAGACGGTCAAGAACCTGTGGATCTTTTAACCCTGCCTGAAAAGCAAATGCAGGCATACCGGGGTGAAAAGATTTCGATGATTTTCCAAGAGCCGATGAGTTCGCTCAATCCGGTCTATACCTGCGGATTTCAGTTAGTAGAAGCGATTCGCCAACACCAGGACATCTCGCAGTCTGAGGCGCGTCGTCAGGCGGCTTCGCTATTGCAAGAAGTTCGAGTGCTGCCATCAGATGAAGAATTGAAAGGGCTGGTTCTCGAAGAGCGTGAGAAGCGACCGAGCCAAGCTGAACTCGATCAAGAAATTAATCGACGCAAAACCGCAATGCTCGATCGATATCCACATGAGCTATCAGGCGGACAGTTGCAGCGGATCATGATTGCAATGGCGATCGCGTGTAATCCAACTCTCTTGATTGCCGATGAACCGACCACTGCGCTGGATGTGACTGTGCAAGCCACGATTTTGGATCTGCTGCGAGAATTGCGCGATCGACGGGGCATGGCGATGATGTTCATTACTCATGATCTCGGCTTGATCGCAGAAATCGCAGATGATGTCGCAGTCATGTATGAAGGCAAAATCGTTGAGTATGGCTCAGTTTTAGACATCTTCGCGAATCCGAAACATCCTTATACAAAGGGATTGCTGACTTGCCGACCCCAGCCCGATCGACGATTACGATTCCTGCCCACGGTTTCGGATTTCATGGAAGTTTCGATGCTGCCGACTGGAGAGAAACTGATTCAGGCAAAAAGTCGTGATGTCGATACTGCATTAGCTGAAGCAGAAGAAATCAGTGAAACAGAATTTGCTCAACGCTTGAAAACACTTCAGCAGAAAGAGCCATTAGTTTCAGTTCAGAACTTGCAAGTGGCATTTCCGATTCGAGGTGTGTTTGGTCAGACCAAGCGATATACGATGGCGGTGAATGATGTTTCGTTCGATGTGTATCCGGGCGAAACGCTTGGACTCGTCGGCGAATCGGGCTGCGGTAAATCGACTTTGGCGCGGACGTTACTTCGATTGATCGAGCCAAAACAAGGAAAGATTTTCTTTGAAAACGAGGACATTCTGAAGCTCTCGAAAGGTCGGGTTCGTCAATTGCGCCGGGATGCTCAAATTATTTTCCAGAATCCTTACAGTTCACTCGATCCGAGAATGAACATTGGCGATGCGGTAATGGAACCCTTACTGATTTATGGACGAGGCAACCGTAAGGAATTCAAGCAACGAGTTGAATATCTCTTACAGCGGGTTGGACTTGATCCGAAATGGATGAATCGTTATCCGCATGAATTTTCTGGAGGACAGCGGCAACGGGTTTGTATTGCTCGATCGCTGGCACTCAATCCCAAGTTCATTATCTGCGACGAATCGGTTTCAGCCCTTGATGTCTCGGTGCAGGCTCAAGTGTTGAACTTGTTGAAAGAATTGCAGTCTGAGTTTGGCTTGACTTACGTTTTCATCTCGCACGATTTGAGCGTGGTGAAATTCATGAGCGATCGCATTATCGTCATGAATCGCGGCAAAATCGAGGAAATTGGCACGTCTGACACGATCTACCGGAAACCGAAGACATCATACACCCGTCAGTTAATTTCAGCAATTCCGATCGGATCAATCGATCGGATTCGAGAACGGCAACAACAGCGATCCGCCTAG
- a CDS encoding secretion protein HlyD (similar to AA sequence:cyanobase_aa:LBDG_53410), which yields MNGEDTNRNIDLQTPTGTEAPPSQKNPPPRWQRFLVPALVGLAVLGGLGWILFNRLILPLMIASQMKPQPTPVPLANPKASTIEDSSDYAATLDSRQSVTLQPKVSGQIASILVRPGQRVEAGQPLIQIDSAQQRAQVASRQSATQTAQAEVETARADVDSANQNLRSLDARRATAESNVRLAQQEYNRFVGLQKEGATSQQIVDQRLNALQTAQAALREANADLAGQRAAIQRAQATVDRNQRAVEQAQANTAEGAAQLDNYTITAPFSGIVGDIPVKVGDTVSNANSTNLLTLTQNDQLEIQIQVPLERSSALRTGLPVRLLNDQNQPIQNGQISFIAPNVDPTTQSVQVKARFANAGGLRTSQFVRARVVWSNRPGVLVPTTAISRLGGRDFLFVAAPFQASGCEAPAASPGGGRPAEISPDQLVAAQKPVQLGKIIGNEQEISEGVTQNDRIVTSGILQLQNCAPIADAAQIKPSP from the coding sequence ATGAACGGCGAAGATACCAACCGCAACATCGATCTTCAAACTCCGACCGGAACTGAAGCCCCTCCTAGTCAAAAAAATCCTCCTCCTCGTTGGCAGCGATTTCTCGTTCCCGCTCTGGTTGGACTTGCTGTATTAGGGGGTCTGGGCTGGATTTTATTCAATCGGCTGATTCTGCCTCTGATGATTGCCAGTCAGATGAAACCGCAACCGACTCCAGTTCCGCTCGCCAATCCGAAAGCATCCACGATCGAAGATAGTTCCGACTATGCGGCAACTTTAGATTCTCGTCAGTCTGTCACGTTGCAGCCGAAAGTTTCTGGTCAAATCGCCTCGATCCTAGTTCGTCCAGGGCAGCGAGTCGAAGCAGGTCAGCCGTTAATCCAAATCGATTCGGCACAACAACGCGCTCAAGTTGCCAGTCGCCAATCTGCGACCCAAACGGCTCAAGCGGAAGTGGAAACGGCTCGTGCAGATGTCGATAGCGCCAATCAGAATTTGCGATCGCTGGATGCTCGACGGGCAACCGCAGAATCAAATGTCCGATTGGCGCAACAAGAATACAATCGTTTTGTTGGACTCCAGAAAGAAGGAGCAACCAGTCAGCAGATTGTCGATCAGCGATTAAATGCGCTCCAGACGGCTCAAGCGGCTCTAAGAGAAGCCAATGCGGATCTGGCGGGTCAACGGGCGGCAATTCAACGGGCACAAGCAACCGTGGATCGAAATCAACGGGCAGTAGAACAAGCTCAAGCGAATACGGCTGAAGGAGCGGCGCAGTTGGATAACTATACAATCACGGCTCCATTTTCAGGCATCGTTGGCGATATTCCGGTCAAAGTGGGCGATACCGTCAGTAATGCGAATTCAACTAATTTATTAACGCTCACTCAGAATGATCAGTTAGAGATCCAGATCCAAGTTCCATTAGAACGATCTTCTGCACTCAGAACGGGATTACCTGTGAGATTGTTGAATGATCAAAATCAGCCTATCCAAAACGGACAAATTTCGTTTATTGCGCCGAATGTTGATCCAACGACTCAATCGGTACAGGTGAAAGCGAGATTTGCGAATGCAGGCGGGCTGAGAACTTCTCAGTTTGTTCGGGCAAGAGTGGTTTGGTCAAATCGTCCGGGGGTCTTGGTTCCGACCACTGCAATCTCAAGATTGGGCGGACGAGATTTTCTGTTTGTGGCGGCTCCATTCCAAGCATCGGGATGTGAAGCACCTGCGGCTTCTCCCGGAGGCGGTAGACCTGCTGAAATTAGCCCCGATCAACTGGTTGCGGCTCAAAAGCCTGTTCAACTTGGCAAGATTATTGGTAACGAGCAAGAAATCTCAGAAGGAGTCACACAGAACGATCGCATTGTGACTTCTGGCATTCTTCAACTGCAAAACTGTGCCCCGATCGCGGATGCTGCACAGATCAAGCCTTCACCTTAA
- a CDS encoding 30S ribosomal protein S15 (similar to AA sequence:cyanobase_aa:LBDG_45540) — translation MALVQERKQEIITQYQVHETDTGSADVQVAMLTERINKLSLHLRSNKKDHASRTGLLKMIGQRKRLLAYIQKGDVDRYRALIGRLGIRG, via the coding sequence ATGGCACTGGTACAAGAGCGCAAGCAGGAAATCATTACTCAATATCAAGTCCACGAAACCGACACCGGATCAGCCGATGTCCAAGTGGCAATGCTCACCGAGCGGATCAACAAACTCAGCCTCCACCTGAGAAGCAACAAAAAAGACCACGCTTCTCGCACCGGACTGCTCAAAATGATCGGTCAGCGCAAACGTCTTCTCGCCTACATCCAAAAAGGCGATGTCGATCGCTACCGTGCCCTGATCGGTCGTTTGGGTATCCGGGGTTAA
- a CDS encoding asparaginase (similar to AA sequence:cyanobase_aa:LBDG_37350) — translation MTRGRKIQATAELEVRLLREGITESVHHAQAVICDDRGRLLLCAGNPETATFARSVLKPFQAIAVTASGTIERFNLTDRDLAIICSSHQGTIEQVRQVFNILWRSDVDPTALQCPTPEGKQSPLQYNCSGKHAGMLAVSQQLGYPLNNYLHYNHPVQQLILSKLAELLKNPAEEFIPARDDCGAPTYFMQLRQLAWLYAQLASGGNLDMERILRAMTHHPTMVAGDGEFDTELMRLTQGELVSKSGAEGVQCIGRVGEGMGLAIKVMDGAKRAKYAIAIHVLRQMGWISPSIAENLSETYINLGRYKRLEVAGDLSML, via the coding sequence ATGACTAGGGGAAGAAAAATTCAAGCCACCGCAGAACTCGAAGTCCGGTTACTGCGCGAAGGGATCACAGAATCAGTTCATCATGCTCAAGCGGTCATTTGCGACGATCGCGGACGCTTGCTCTTGTGTGCCGGTAATCCCGAAACCGCAACGTTCGCTCGATCAGTCTTGAAGCCATTTCAAGCGATCGCGGTGACAGCATCCGGCACGATCGAACGATTTAATTTAACCGATCGAGATTTAGCGATTATTTGTAGTTCGCATCAAGGCACGATCGAACAAGTTCGCCAAGTGTTCAATATTCTTTGGCGTTCTGATGTCGATCCCACAGCACTTCAGTGCCCGACTCCAGAGGGCAAACAAAGTCCGCTGCAATATAATTGCTCTGGCAAACATGCGGGAATGCTGGCGGTCTCTCAGCAGTTGGGTTATCCGCTGAATAACTATTTGCACTACAATCACCCCGTTCAGCAGTTGATTCTGAGCAAATTGGCAGAGTTATTAAAAAATCCAGCAGAAGAGTTTATTCCAGCCCGTGACGATTGCGGCGCACCGACCTATTTTATGCAGCTTCGTCAACTCGCTTGGCTCTACGCGCAATTGGCATCTGGCGGCAATTTAGACATGGAGCGAATTCTTAGAGCCATGACGCATCATCCAACGATGGTGGCAGGCGATGGAGAATTTGATACCGAACTCATGCGGCTGACTCAAGGAGAATTGGTGAGTAAATCGGGCGCAGAAGGCGTTCAATGTATTGGGCGCGTGGGAGAAGGAATGGGACTTGCGATCAAAGTCATGGACGGGGCGAAACGGGCGAAATATGCGATCGCCATTCACGTTTTACGCCAGATGGGATGGATTAGTCCGTCGATCGCAGAAAATCTTTCCGAAACTTATATCAATCTGGGACGCTACAAACGATTAGAAGTCGCAGGTGACCTTTCGATGCTTTAG
- a CDS encoding hydrophobe/amphiphile efflux-1 (HAE1) family protein (similar to AA sequence:cyanobase_aa:LBDG_53400): MIFSISTFFIKRPVFATVCSIMITLLGIACIPTLPVAQYPDIAPPQVSVTSTYVGANAEVVESTVTNILERQLNGINGVKFIKSTSANNGVSQINLTFDLGINQDLAAVDVQNRVSTVQSRLPGPVTQTGVQVAKANNNFLLAIGLYSERDEKKNQDLYDDLYLSNYADLYLADAIRRIKGVGEVQIFGERTYAMRLWLDPERLAGRTLTPQDVVAALQQQNIQVGAGQIGQAPAVPGQQYQYSVTAQGRLKDTEEFNNLVIRSTGGTLVRLKDVGRAELGAENYGSLLRFTTEDRVTHRGVGLGVNQQFGSNALDVAKAVKDEMQNLSASFPPGLRYKVAFDTTTFIDAGAKEVVSSLIQAVVLVVLILFLFLQDWRAAFITSIVIPIAFLGTFIFVKVLGFSINTLTLFGLTLATGLVVDDAIVIIEDITRRIQEEGKRPLEAAIESMNVLFGVVIATSLVLITVFVPVAFFPGTTGQLYRQFALTIAFSVLVSTFNALTFTPMLSALMLKRRPNTNSNWFFRRVNWAIDKTRDSYARNLDKAVRRKSLILSFFAGALVLTYFVYNFVPQAFIPDEDQGIFITVVQAPEGVSLDYTEQVLEKAEAILKAQPEVANIFAVGGFSFSGATPNNGLIFTTLKPWEERTGANQSLQAVIGGFFPRPTGLFPKMAAIQEAVVLPFNLPAIPGIGNFGGFEFHLQDRTGLGFPALGETLGKFLNRAAAYPSAQSPQLTGLRPNFNGNTPQISIEVDRDRANQLQVSLQDIFNTLQIFLGSAYINDFNQFNRAYRVYIQADSQFRSNPDDIKRLYVRSTPTNGGTPRMIPLGNLVRVSQTNGPSIITHYNLFRSVEINGAPAPGTSSGQSIAAMEAVAQETLPRGFGFQWSGLSLEEIESGGAAVFIFGLAIVFVFLTLAAQYENYIDPFIIMLTVPLAILGALLAVLLKGTANDVYTQIGFVMLIGMASKNSILIVEFANEERDRGKGIASAVVSAGRERLRPILMTAISTAIGALPLLIATGPGAAARQSLGTAIVGGMVVATFLSLFIVPVLYIVIKSLEDRIRRPAKPVLVDGNGAESVDRETALSRSERDGH, encoded by the coding sequence ATGATCTTTTCTATTTCAACTTTTTTCATTAAGCGCCCTGTATTTGCCACAGTGTGTTCGATCATGATCACGCTGTTAGGGATTGCTTGTATTCCGACTTTGCCTGTGGCTCAGTATCCAGACATTGCGCCACCGCAGGTTAGTGTGACCTCGACTTATGTGGGCGCAAATGCGGAAGTGGTCGAATCTACGGTTACGAATATTCTGGAGCGGCAACTGAACGGGATCAATGGGGTGAAATTTATCAAATCCACCAGCGCGAATAATGGTGTGAGTCAGATTAATTTAACCTTTGATCTCGGCATCAATCAGGATCTAGCAGCGGTTGATGTTCAGAACCGGGTGTCTACCGTACAATCTCGCTTACCGGGACCTGTGACTCAGACTGGCGTTCAGGTTGCGAAAGCGAACAATAATTTTCTACTTGCGATCGGGCTTTATTCCGAGCGAGATGAGAAGAAAAATCAAGATCTTTACGATGATTTGTACCTGAGTAACTACGCGGATTTATATCTAGCAGATGCAATTCGTCGGATCAAAGGGGTGGGCGAAGTTCAAATCTTTGGTGAACGAACTTACGCAATGCGGTTGTGGCTTGATCCAGAACGGTTAGCGGGTCGAACTTTGACTCCTCAAGATGTAGTCGCTGCACTTCAACAGCAAAACATCCAAGTTGGAGCCGGACAGATTGGACAAGCTCCCGCAGTTCCAGGACAGCAGTATCAATACTCGGTCACAGCACAAGGACGACTCAAAGATACTGAAGAATTCAACAATCTGGTGATTCGATCGACGGGAGGAACACTCGTTCGATTGAAAGATGTTGGACGTGCAGAACTCGGAGCCGAGAATTATGGTTCATTGTTGCGATTCACGACTGAAGATCGCGTCACTCACCGAGGCGTTGGATTAGGTGTGAACCAACAATTTGGCAGTAATGCGCTCGATGTGGCGAAAGCAGTCAAAGACGAGATGCAGAATCTATCCGCAAGCTTCCCGCCAGGACTCCGGTATAAAGTGGCGTTCGATACGACGACCTTTATTGATGCTGGAGCAAAAGAAGTTGTTTCTTCTCTGATCCAAGCTGTTGTTTTAGTGGTCTTGATTCTGTTCCTCTTTTTGCAAGATTGGAGAGCAGCGTTTATTACCTCGATCGTCATTCCGATCGCATTTCTCGGAACGTTCATCTTTGTCAAAGTACTCGGCTTCTCGATCAATACTCTCACATTGTTCGGACTGACGCTTGCAACGGGTCTGGTTGTGGATGATGCGATCGTCATCATTGAAGACATTACTCGACGGATTCAGGAAGAAGGAAAACGACCGCTCGAAGCTGCGATCGAGTCGATGAATGTTCTCTTTGGAGTGGTGATTGCAACTTCATTGGTGCTGATTACGGTGTTTGTGCCTGTGGCGTTTTTCCCAGGAACGACTGGACAGTTATATCGACAGTTCGCATTAACGATCGCATTCTCGGTTCTAGTCTCTACATTCAATGCACTCACTTTCACGCCAATGTTATCGGCATTGATGCTTAAACGCAGACCGAATACGAATAGTAATTGGTTTTTCAGGCGGGTGAATTGGGCGATCGATAAAACTCGCGATAGTTATGCTCGAAACCTCGATAAAGCCGTTCGCCGTAAGAGTTTAATTCTCTCGTTTTTCGCAGGCGCGTTAGTTCTCACTTACTTTGTGTACAACTTTGTGCCGCAAGCTTTTATCCCCGATGAAGATCAGGGTATATTCATCACTGTTGTTCAAGCTCCTGAAGGGGTTTCGCTGGACTATACTGAGCAAGTTTTAGAGAAAGCAGAAGCAATTCTCAAAGCTCAACCAGAAGTTGCAAATATCTTCGCAGTGGGTGGATTTAGCTTTAGTGGAGCGACTCCGAACAATGGATTGATCTTTACGACCTTAAAGCCTTGGGAAGAAAGAACTGGAGCAAATCAATCTCTACAAGCGGTGATTGGCGGATTTTTCCCTAGACCCACTGGATTGTTCCCGAAGATGGCAGCCATTCAAGAAGCAGTAGTCTTACCGTTTAATTTGCCTGCGATTCCAGGAATTGGCAACTTTGGAGGTTTTGAATTCCACTTGCAAGATCGGACAGGACTCGGCTTTCCCGCACTGGGTGAAACACTCGGAAAATTCCTCAATCGGGCGGCGGCTTATCCTTCCGCGCAAAGTCCACAGTTAACTGGATTGCGACCGAACTTTAACGGGAATACACCGCAGATTTCGATCGAAGTCGATCGCGATCGAGCCAATCAACTCCAAGTGTCTCTTCAAGACATTTTCAACACGCTGCAAATCTTCCTCGGTTCAGCGTATATCAATGACTTCAATCAATTTAACCGAGCCTATCGCGTCTACATTCAAGCAGATAGTCAGTTTCGATCGAATCCTGATGACATTAAACGGTTGTATGTTCGCAGCACCCCAACGAATGGTGGAACTCCTCGAATGATTCCGCTGGGTAACTTAGTGCGAGTGAGCCAAACTAATGGTCCTTCGATCATTACTCACTACAATCTATTCCGCTCAGTCGAGATCAATGGCGCACCTGCACCTGGAACCAGTTCAGGACAGTCGATCGCAGCAATGGAAGCGGTTGCACAAGAAACATTGCCAAGAGGCTTTGGGTTCCAGTGGTCAGGACTATCGCTTGAAGAAATCGAATCCGGTGGAGCCGCCGTCTTTATCTTCGGGTTAGCGATCGTATTCGTGTTCCTAACGTTAGCCGCACAGTACGAGAACTACATCGATCCCTTTATCATCATGCTGACTGTACCGCTAGCAATTCTGGGCGCATTACTCGCAGTCTTGCTGAAAGGAACCGCGAATGATGTTTACACTCAAATCGGATTTGTGATGCTGATCGGGATGGCAAGTAAAAACTCGATTCTGATTGTCGAATTTGCGAACGAAGAACGCGATCGCGGAAAAGGAATTGCCAGCGCTGTCGTGTCAGCAGGTCGAGAACGGCTGAGACCGATTTTGATGACTGCGATTTCAACTGCGATCGGGGCTTTACCTCTGTTGATTGCAACCGGACCTGGAGCCGCTGCTCGTCAATCTTTGGGAACTGCGATCGTCGGTGGTATGGTCGTTGCAACCTTCCTCAGCTTGTTTATTGTTCCGGTGCTGTATATCGTGATCAAGTCGTTAGAAGATCGAATTCGTCGTCCTGCGAAACCTGTATTGGTGGATGGAAATGGAGCGGAGTCTGTCGATCGGGAAACGGCATTGAGTCGATCGGAGCGTGACGGGCATTGA
- a CDS encoding alpha amylase (similar to AA sequence:cyanobase_aa:LBDG_45530), with the protein MSSAIEFNVFAPRNQEIHLIVDGKETPMQKGEDGFFRVQVDLEDGQYQYKLRAKSNSPALKDQWVQTNDPYMTEMDRKTENGIVRIKDGKRILDTYTWQNDDRALPENRDLILYEMHIADFCGKETDISDPTKFKQVLGKLDYLSELGINAIALMPVTEYDGDYRWGYMPLHFFALESSYGKPEDFKHLIDECHARGIRVFLDCIFNHTNEESPLLKIDRDYWYYHDRHYPEDDANYWGPELSYENLDEERNIRPTWNFVRDVVQFWIREYHIDGIRYDAVRQIANYEFFGWLFEQIEVKNKPFYQIAEHIPDTSEVCKPKGVFDACWHESFRYFLKDALTGESLNLEELKKAIDARQQGYETGTATINYLATHDRQHMIVELGDVGIFDQPAFDRVKFGAILQLTAPGVPMLWMGDEFGQATHKTKTTTEPNPLDWSLLDQNRDLFEFYQKAIALRHEKSSIRTDNIDFFFENADDKILAYVRWNDAGERVVVIANFSDQDYQEYAIENFPTEGNWQDWETENAIDVKEGNLSIDLPKFSAQVLLS; encoded by the coding sequence ATGAGTAGCGCGATCGAATTTAATGTTTTTGCTCCCCGAAATCAAGAAATTCATCTCATTGTAGATGGGAAAGAAACGCCAATGCAAAAAGGTGAGGATGGGTTCTTTCGGGTACAGGTTGATCTAGAAGATGGACAGTATCAGTACAAGCTGCGCGCTAAATCAAACAGTCCAGCCTTAAAAGATCAATGGGTACAGACAAACGATCCATACATGACAGAAATGGATCGCAAAACAGAAAATGGTATTGTTCGGATTAAAGATGGGAAGCGCATTTTAGATACATACACCTGGCAAAACGACGATCGAGCACTTCCCGAAAATCGCGATCTCATTCTCTACGAAATGCACATCGCTGATTTCTGCGGCAAGGAAACGGATATCTCTGATCCAACCAAGTTTAAGCAAGTTTTAGGAAAGCTGGATTATTTAAGCGAACTTGGAATTAATGCGATCGCGCTGATGCCCGTCACTGAATACGATGGCGATTACCGTTGGGGCTATATGCCACTACACTTTTTTGCCTTAGAAAGCAGCTATGGTAAGCCCGAAGATTTCAAACATTTAATCGATGAATGTCATGCGCGTGGAATTCGCGTATTTTTAGATTGTATTTTCAATCACACAAACGAAGAAAGCCCTTTATTAAAGATCGATCGAGATTATTGGTACTACCACGATCGACATTATCCAGAAGACGATGCGAACTATTGGGGACCAGAACTAAGCTACGAAAATCTTGATGAAGAGCGCAACATTCGCCCAACTTGGAACTTTGTTCGCGATGTAGTTCAGTTTTGGATTCGCGAGTATCACATTGATGGAATTCGCTATGATGCCGTCCGTCAAATTGCTAACTATGAATTTTTCGGCTGGCTATTCGAGCAAATTGAAGTAAAAAACAAACCGTTTTATCAAATCGCCGAACATATTCCCGATACGAGCGAAGTGTGCAAACCAAAAGGCGTATTCGATGCTTGCTGGCACGAAAGTTTCAGATACTTCCTCAAAGATGCACTCACAGGTGAATCTTTGAACTTAGAGGAACTGAAAAAAGCGATCGATGCTCGACAACAAGGCTATGAAACCGGAACAGCAACGATTAACTATCTCGCAACGCACGATCGTCAACACATGATTGTTGAACTAGGCGATGTTGGAATTTTCGATCAGCCTGCATTCGATCGCGTTAAGTTCGGTGCAATTCTTCAACTCACGGCTCCCGGTGTTCCAATGCTCTGGATGGGCGATGAATTTGGACAAGCCACACACAAAACGAAAACAACGACTGAACCGAATCCATTAGATTGGTCATTGTTAGATCAGAATCGGGATTTGTTCGAGTTTTATCAAAAAGCGATCGCGCTTCGACACGAGAAATCCTCGATCAGAACTGACAATATCGATTTCTTTTTCGAGAATGCAGACGATAAGATTCTGGCGTATGTGCGCTGGAACGATGCGGGAGAAAGAGTTGTTGTGATCGCAAATTTCTCGGATCAGGACTATCAAGAGTATGCGATCGAGAATTTTCCAACTGAAGGGAATTGGCAAGATTGGGAAACGGAAAATGCGATCGATGTCAAAGAGGGAAATTTGTCGATCGACCTTCCAAAATTTAGCGCCCAGGTTCTACTCAGTTGA